The following nucleotide sequence is from Embleya scabrispora.
GCTGCACGTGCAGGACTACAACTCCGGCTCGATCATGGGCCTGGACAACCAGTACCACAGCATGGGCGGCGCCGACTTCCACATCGCGATGACGGACATGCTGCTCACCGGCTTCCCGGTCGCGGGCAAGACCGAGAACATGTTCCCGGCGCTGCGCCCGGAGCAGGTCGCGATCGGCATGCCGGCCTCGACCCAGGCGGGCAACGGCTGGGTGTCCACCACCGAGGTCAACAAGGCCCTGGACTGCCTGACCAAGGGCAGCAATTGCGGGAGCTACCAGACCCACGGTGTGCGTCCGAACCTGCGGGGCCTGATGACCTGGTCGATCAACTGGGACCGGTTCAACAACCTCGAGTTCTCGCGCAACTTCGACACGTACTTCCGCAGGTAGGCACCGCCCGGGAAGCCCCCCGGGCGGCCATCCCCGATACGACCCCCGCCGCCGGTACCCACGCGAGACCGGCGGCGGGCCGGTCCATGTTCGGCGACCCGCCCGATCCTGTCACGGGTGCAGCCAGTTCCCGTCCCGCAGGAGGGTGCGGCCCTTCAGCTCATTGGCTTCGCGCCAGGCCTGGAGGAGCCGCGGACGCAGGTGGAAGTAGTGGTACGGGGCGGCGGTTTCGCGCGGATCGAAGCCGCAGGCGGCGGCGAACGCGTCCGCCGTGGCGGCCGCCATGTCGGCGACCGCCACGGGTTCGGCGTCGGCCTCGATCATGATCACGTCGCGGGTCGGCCCGATGCCGAGCCGGGCCGTACCGCCTGCCAGCAGGTTGCGCGCGGTAGGGCTCGTGGAGACGGTCGCGATCAGGATCGTCTCCCCGTCCCAGCGAAACGACAGCGGTACCAGATACGGCGTTCCGGTCTTCGCGTCGGCGGTGGCCACCCAGGCGTCCACGTCGTGTTCGAGGCGGTGCAGGGTGTCCAGGCGGCGCTGTTCGGCGCTGCGGGCGGGCGGTCGCGGCGTGCTCATGGTGCGGGTGCCTCCGGATTCGGTACGTTCGGCGCGTCGTCGTCGGACACGCCCTAGTCTCGCGGACGGGCCGGGCGCCAGAAGCGGGGGCCGATCTCCAGGGCGAGCGCCGGCAGCAGCAGGCTGCGCACCAGGAGGGTGTCCAGGAGCACGCCGACCGCGACCAGCACGCCCTGTTGCAGCGCGTTGACCGTGGGAATCACGGTGAGCGCGGCGAACGTGGCCGCGAGCACCAGGCCGGCCGAGGTGATCACGCCGCCGGT
It contains:
- a CDS encoding pyridoxamine 5'-phosphate oxidase family protein — protein: MSTPRPPARSAEQRRLDTLHRLEHDVDAWVATADAKTGTPYLVPLSFRWDGETILIATVSTSPTARNLLAGGTARLGIGPTRDVIMIEADAEPVAVADMAAATADAFAAACGFDPRETAAPYHYFHLRPRLLQAWREANELKGRTLLRDGNWLHP